The DNA window ggcgccaccgggccctctgaccaccaccagtaggcaacgggtggagtgtcttgcccaaagacacaaTGACTGAGACTATCggagccggggcttgaaccggcaaccttccaattacaagatgAACTGTCAACTCTTGAACCAACTCTTGGTTGTTATAAACTGCcagccacacaaaaaataatGTATCAACTGATATCCTTCTATCCATGCAGTTGTCAATAGGGTGCGTTATTTAAGCTGCTTTAGCCTGCCCACAGTTGCTGTGCACCTGCATGCCGCTTAGCAATCCACATCTAACTATGTCCTTTAtaccaacccccgggcctcggaccggtaccggtccatgagtcgtttggtaccgggccgcgagagttgaggctcaggtgtgaaatgtatggttttcagggtttttatcggttttcagcgttattttgttatcgtttttatctttaacttggttttcctgggtcttttcacgtgtgttatgaataaatcttctgtttttcggtaccggtactagttttattttgttgtatttatccgcgacaccttaaaggccggtccgtgaaaataatgtcgggcataaaccggttcgtggcgcaaaaaaggttggggaccactgcttTATACACAGTTTCTGCTGTTCCTGATTTAATCATTGTCTTATCTGTGAAGCCTACTCTGTTCTGCACTGGCTCTTGGTGCTGTTTTCCATGCTTCAGGCTCTCAGTGTATGCAGAAAGGGTGGAGAGCTCATGGTTTTTACATGTATATGGAAGGACAAGGAGCTtccaaacaaatgaaataaatgtggTCCTCattgaaatgtattttgtgtTAAGTTACAGTTTTAAGGTTTACCCTATAGAGATGTGCACGTACTGGGATGAttctatctttaaaaaaaaagactgaccCAAAGAATGTTCAGTGCCGGAAGATTAAAAGAGTCACCTCAGTGTCCCATCAGCATCATGTAACTCTCGCTGTGACACCAGGTCTTTTACATTAAGTGTAAACTTGCAGTGTTAGAGACTGATTCATCAAAACTCCAGAATCTTCTGAGCTTCTGGGTTTCTAAATATTGGATTTCATACAATTGCTGACAAAGTCTTCTTGTCTTTATAAtccataaataaatgtattgttattccagtgtttttatttttaatttttccatGTAATTTTGCACTGTCCGCTGCTGtaataaaacaaatttcccacgcgtgggactaataaaggttatcttatcttatcttatgtatACACATAGAGGCTGTGAGACTGACTCATCTTTGTTGTctatgttgtatttttttttaatcgatcATGAATGTTTtggttatttaattttattccaaggaaaaacatataaaaaaaatttgaacACAAACCTTCTGGCTAGAAAGTCTAACAAAGACATCAAGGTGACATGTAAAAAGTATGAAACTTTGATTTGGCAGAGACTGTTCCAGCTGTGGCAAAGTAGACACTGAGACAGAGAACCAGTCGCTCTCACATCTTCACCTAAAGGCAATTCAGGATCACCTAATTATTCCCACACAGAAGCTGAAGCCAGCCGGGAGCTATAAATATACAACCTTCTATTTGTGAGGTGAAAGTATTAACCGCTATTATGTTTTCTTTgtaaaattcaattaaattaatttttttctttttaaagcaagtaaattttcatataaaaataacaaaaagtccACAAAAATGTATCTTTATTTCTATCAATGTTTTTAAGATTGCTTCAACATGTCTGAGTCACCTTATCTAAGATGATAATCTTTTTTGAGAGGATGCATGGAATCCCAACCATGACTTCTTATGCAGATTATGGTTTTCCAAGTTTTACTGCACGCAGGCTTAGTTTACAGTGAGACACTACACTGAATCAAACTGTAAGGGCTAGTGCTCGTTCTCATTCCTGGTAGCTCCTTGTCAGctaaatgtgttattttctcattttttccaCAGCTTTTTGAAACCTGAGATAAAGTTTTAGTCATTATTGACTCTTCCACCCGCCACAGCTGAAGAGGATCTCGGCTTCCCGGCACTTCAGATGTTCTAGTTGTTCCTCCAGTTGGTCAGAGGCATTCACAGTATCCTCAAAGTCCTGCAGCAGGACCCTGTTGCCCAGCAGCCCACGCTGCTCCTTCAACCTCAGGTTTTGTCTGTGCAGGCGACTGTTTTCTTGCTTGACCCTGGTTAGGTGGTCCCTCTTCCCAGCCACCACGGCCTCCACCTCAGTCAGTTGCTCTCTCTTCGCCTTGACCTCCATCTGGCACCAGCGCAGCTTCTCCTTTATATGTGACAGGCACTGATACAAGAGGGACAACAAATATCACTGCTATTGCTCATAATGAAAGAAATGAGAAGCAATCTGTATCCATGGATTTGTTAGCATACCTCCAAGCTACTGCTGATCTTCTTCTGCAGCTTTACTGATCCCTCGTGCTGCTTTTCGGCTTGTTTTTTCTGCTCTAGCTTCTCAGCCTGCAGCTGCTCAAACTGGATCTGTATGGGGTCCCTGTCATGTTCCTCCCCACGGCGGAGCTCTGCCTCCAGCTTGCAAATCTTCATATTCAACTTGATGTGCTTCAGCCGCAGTTTGATCAGCTCATCCTGCCGAAGCTGTTCAGCTCGCAGAGACGCCTCCACTTTGGCCCGAGCTGCTTCTTTACCCAGGCGTCTGCTTAGCATCTTCACAGCTGTATCCTGTTTCAGTGCCATCAGTGCTCGCCATTCATCTTCCACCTGAGGATGAAGATGAGACAGTTTTTGAGTGCATTAACAGTTTGCtaaataattttaataacaGGGCTATATGTACAGTCACTGTAttttcagtgtattttttattaaaatgacagCAGATTTCTACTTAGTTTCAAATTATATTTAACAAGCGGTCTTTGTGCATCTTCCACAGCTTCCACTGTGTCTGCACAGTTCAGTATGCACTGCACATCCATCCAGCTTCCCTgcaagtgtgcatgtgtggctCACTTGTGCCCATTTTCCCTGCAGAGACTGAGGTATCATATAAAAGCTTTTCCCTTTTTCTAAACATGCAAAAATAATGATAAGAAAACGAATACATAAAAAATGATTTACTGTTTCATGCATGTACTGTGCTAACGTCTGTGTGTCTAGTTCACCCATGTTTGAAGTGAAATTGAagccaacaaacacaaacaaacaaatagatgGATTTCAGGTTCAAATGCAGCTAATCGGACTGCTGAACTGAAATATATCACCTTTTGCCCTTACAGAGCACTGTACTCATTCCATTAAAGTCGTATTTTTGTTGTGGACAGAATTCTCCAACACacacaattacaaaaataacaCAATTGTAAGTGTTATCAACTTAATTAGGGTTGTAAGTCTTTGTCTGTTTGTGCTTTTAACATTgaattcatatttaaaattaaggACAACACTAATGAACAGGAGCCTGTATAGGCTACATTAAAAACAGTCTCAAGAAAAGATAAGTGTGCCCCTGTGAAGACAGAATCAAAGCTGCTCTCTTTTCCTCATTTGTCCGCCTATCTTGCAGATACATTGCAGTGGGTGTTACTGTGAACAGCAAGAACGGGGGCAGAACTGTGCTCATATTTGTGagcaactgaaaatgtttttggctCTTCTTTCTTGTACCTTAAGTACATCAATTTCAGGTGACAAAAGATCATCAATTTAATTAATCctctgttgttgtaatttagGCTCCTTTTTAAATACAGGCTGAGGAATGACTGAAGATTTCAGAAAGAAGCAGCTTTTTCTGCACATCTACTCTCAACAATGGCAGTAAAGTTGTAGCAAATCTAATCTCATGGAAAATAAATGACTTTGATCTCTCGGGACTGTAATAAGTGCAGCTATTGTTCTGTTTGGCCTGTAAGAAGAGGCCTTATGGTGTAGACTGTGAATCATAATTTACATAACAAGTTTCTTCCTAAAAGGTGTTGTGGGTTTGGTGTCCAAACAAAGAAGTGTGAAGCTGTTAAACAAGTCATCAAGTCAGTGATGGAGCCTAAAGTAGGTTCAAAGACATGTAAAATAATGCCTCCATGGCAATCAGCATcagcgttttttgttttttgatttttttaggaTTTACATTTAAAGTGTAAAATGAAACTCCAGTTCCTGACAGAAACTGTGGCTTTCTTCAGTTAActaaagtttttttctttttcttttaaatctacaATGTATTTAGTCACATAAACACTTTATAtcacattgttgttgtttttaaaagtggacCTAAATGTGCCTGTTGAAAATGTGTCTTTGCAGAACAGACAGAATCCAGCTTTCTGGAAAATACAACTTACAAGCAACAGGAGTGAGTGATTAAAGTCTTAGCAATTTTTAGACCACCTGATTGATGAAAGGTTAAAGGTTTCAGTTTTTTACAATCCTTCTGGCTTGTTTAAGGGTTAAGATTCGGAGTCAAGGTTACCTGTGCGTCCTGTCCGATGACAAAAGTTATGCCACAGCAACACCAGTAGAGTCATGAAGGCAGAAGTTATAAAACCCGCTTTAGGGCAGAGTGTGTTTCTTTCCAACTGTCAAGTGCTTGCGACTAAAAAAccgactggacttctttaagtttgttGAAGATGATTCAGCTCTCATTCGATAAGCTTCTTGAGTTCTAAGATCAAAGATGGAGAGTCAGAAGTATTTAAGCCCTTGATTATGTGGCTCACCACATGAGctaaggtgtgaaaacgggtgtgtgTGATATCTGCAGAGGTTTTGGATGAAACCATTGGGAGATATTGCCTCAAACTATCATGTGGCGCTTGGGAAGGTATCTCAAAAATGGATTATAGagggcagacagttggtgtcgtaagccaccTCCTCTGTTCAAAGAGGGTCGTTAATAACAGTTGGACACAGATGatttctttcactcctctttagaatcaaaatgtaaacattagcATCCTTGAacgagtgacctttgtcctttagatgcagatgtatCTAAAGGTTCTGATTGGGGCTTTCAGTAAATTTCCACTAAATTATAGCCAGTATTTGCCCCCTCCAGGCCCAACACTGGTAACAGAAGTGGGATGCAGATAAAGATTGAGTGGGGAACAATGAAGTGTAAAACAACTACTGATTAGTAAACGACACTTGACCTGTTGAATAGTAGTCGAAAAGGATTCTGTCTGAAAGCATAAAAAAACAGAGACagaatttttaatgaaatctgaCCCATCtgatttctttcagtttttatgAACTCTGGAGTTAaaccaaacaacaataaatcacaTCATCTATGACCTACCAGATACCGAGAGAGACTGAAGCTTTAATAGACTGGAAGTTTAATTGTTATTGTGCTACTGCAGATGTGAATATGGGATGTAAAACTGTGCTTTAATGTAAAAAACACAATCCCTTAAAACAACACCAACCTTGCCCAGCTGCTCCTGGGACTGTAGCCTCAGGTCCTCTGCCTGACGCTGGGCTGCCTCTGATTCAGCACGGAGCTGCTGCTTCAGGTCAGTCAGGGTGTTGATGTACCTCTCGTACTCCTGCAGGTGCTCTGACACAGGCTTCTCACCCTCCAGCTGGACACTGTCCCCAGCCTTCTTGAAGTATTGTGCCAGTTTCATCTGTAGCTGGCTGCTGTTATGCCTGGCCTTATCTCGCTCGTTGCACACCTCCTGGAGGAGCTGTCTATATTCTTTGTACtttatgtttagtttttgtGCACATGCAGATGTGGCTCCCTCTTTTTCAGCCTCTTCATCTTCGTGGTGTGGAGGGCTGGAGATCTCCGTGTCCTGAGTCTCAGGATGTAGCTTCAGAGCGTCATCGTGGTAAGTGCTGTTCATCTCAGAAACCACACTTTCTTCGTGGCACAGTGGCTGTTCTTTGACTTTAATCATCACATCAAACTCAGTGCAGAGCTCATCTTCACTTTTGGCTTCTGGTTCAAAAGCGGCGGCCTCTTCAGCAGAGAACTCTTCTGTGACTTTCCCGCTGTCACAGTGCTTTTCTTCAGGGTCTGATGTGGGCATTTCAGCTGAGACAGCTTCATTTTTATCCCCACTAACAGAAATAAAAttctcctctgtgtctctgtcactGTGAATTCTTACCTTATTTTCTCCCTCTCCCGCCTCTTTGTccatttttaataatatttactTTGTATACAGAGGTAAGGCTCGTGCAGTTCTGTGGTCAATGAAACTGTTCGTTTTGTTTCGGTTGTCCTGGAAACTAAGCAGAAGAGCCAATCACAGGAGCCCTGACCCATTCTCATTAATATTTATAAGCAGGATGTGAGTAGCTCGCGCTGCGAGGCTCGCTGTACGCAGGCGCGAAGGTTTGCCTCCAACAACAAGAAGCAGACGCCAGGCAAGATGGCCGACTTGGGGAAGAAGTACTGCGTTAACTGCCTTGCAGATGTTACAAACCTGCGGCTTCGCTGCACCGAGTGCCCTGATATCGAGCTGTGCCCAGAGTGCTTCTCAGCGGGCGCCGAAATCGGTAATCACCGGAGATGGCACGGCTA is part of the Maylandia zebra isolate NMK-2024a linkage group LG3, Mzebra_GT3a, whole genome shotgun sequence genome and encodes:
- the cfap184 gene encoding cilia- and flagella-associated protein 184 — protein: MDKEAGEGENKVRIHSDRDTEENFISVSGDKNEAVSAEMPTSDPEEKHCDSGKVTEEFSAEEAAAFEPEAKSEDELCTEFDVMIKVKEQPLCHEESVVSEMNSTYHDDALKLHPETQDTEISSPPHHEDEEAEKEGATSACAQKLNIKYKEYRQLLQEVCNERDKARHNSSQLQMKLAQYFKKAGDSVQLEGEKPVSEHLQEYERYINTLTDLKQQLRAESEAAQRQAEDLRLQSQEQLGKVEDEWRALMALKQDTAVKMLSRRLGKEAARAKVEASLRAEQLRQDELIKLRLKHIKLNMKICKLEAELRRGEEHDRDPIQIQFEQLQAEKLEQKKQAEKQHEGSVKLQKKISSSLECLSHIKEKLRWCQMEVKAKREQLTEVEAVVAGKRDHLTRVKQENSRLHRQNLRLKEQRGLLGNRVLLQDFEDTVNASDQLEEQLEHLKCREAEILFSCGGWKSQ